A single window of Drosophila suzukii chromosome 3, CBGP_Dsuzu_IsoJpt1.0, whole genome shotgun sequence DNA harbors:
- the Ilp8 gene encoding uncharacterized protein Ilp8, producing the protein MSSKFNVCRWMLLILGIFCLLDSSSGYCSLERMKKFAMEACEHLFQQDEGARRERRSVENHHHLNRLGHGKTHNKHHHIRRSSYPMGGYLKVTLEHFNRLSEMEIFPRYKPNNPHHEKKQRFKRDHSSRSYNNIPYCCFNQCEEEFFC; encoded by the exons ATGAGTTCAAAG TTTAATGTGTGCCGCTGGATGCTGCTGATCCTCGGAATTTTCTGCCTGCTCGACAGCTCATCGGGCTACTGCTCCCTGGAGCGGATGAAGAAGTTCGCGATGGAGGCCTGCGAGCACTTGTTCCAGCAGGACGAAGGTGCCCGTCGAGAACGGAGATCCGTTGAGAACCATCACCATCTAAATCGACTCGGAC ACGGTAAAACGCACAATAAACACCATCACATCCGGCGGAGCAGCTATCCAATGGGTGGATATCTGAAGGTGACTCTGGAGCACTTCAACCGCCTCAGCGAAATGGAAATCTTCCCACGCTACAAGCCCAATAATCCGCACCACGAGAAGAAGCAGCGATTCAAGCGGGATCACTCGAGCAGGAGCTACAACAATATCCCCTATTGTTGCTTTAACCAGTGCGAGGAGGAGTTCTTCTGCTAA